A genomic region of Methanofastidiosum sp. contains the following coding sequences:
- the preA gene encoding NAD-dependent dihydropyrimidine dehydrogenase subunit PreA, whose translation MVDLGVEFLGVEFKSPILLSSAPPTLDADHIKRAVEAGFGGGVTKTISYRQFHDPKPRFQGVKVRNRLFGMQNIEHISTYVFDWWKKEFKVLRELKKTHGTPIVASIMASTDLDEWAKLAKDVEAEGADIIELNVSCPHMSDSAMGAYIGQDCPLTSEVSKAAAEAVSIPIMTKLTPNVTDIASIAKEAIKGGAKGVSAINTVLVLSGVDINTGNPLPDVWGKGGFGGYSGPAVRPIGLRMVGEIAREGINVSGIGGIDTWENVIEYMMMGAGTVQLATAAMWYGFDIVKGWNENILTFMKEHGYDSLADLKGITLPKITELEKLDYVDEVYSDVDTERCIDCRRCVTACRDGATDAMKNPKLNDVDTEKCVGCALCKMVCPQNCISMIIKKDKK comes from the coding sequence ATGGTCGATTTAGGTGTTGAATTTTTAGGTGTTGAGTTTAAAAGTCCGATTCTTCTCTCTTCAGCCCCCCCAACTTTGGATGCAGATCATATAAAAAGGGCTGTAGAAGCTGGATTTGGTGGTGGAGTTACTAAGACTATTTCTTACAGACAATTCCACGATCCAAAACCAAGATTTCAGGGAGTAAAAGTTAGAAACAGATTATTTGGAATGCAGAACATAGAGCATATTTCTACCTATGTCTTTGACTGGTGGAAAAAAGAGTTTAAAGTACTAAGAGAATTAAAGAAAACCCACGGTACCCCAATTGTTGCAAGCATAATGGCAAGTACAGACCTCGATGAATGGGCAAAGCTTGCAAAAGATGTAGAAGCAGAAGGTGCAGATATAATAGAACTTAATGTTTCATGTCCTCACATGTCAGATAGTGCAATGGGAGCATATATAGGTCAAGATTGTCCATTGACTAGTGAAGTTTCAAAGGCAGCAGCAGAAGCTGTTAGCATACCAATCATGACAAAACTAACCCCAAATGTAACTGATATTGCCTCAATTGCAAAAGAAGCAATAAAAGGCGGTGCCAAAGGGGTATCTGCGATTAATACTGTTTTGGTTTTATCTGGTGTTGATATCAATACCGGAAATCCATTGCCCGATGTTTGGGGCAAAGGAGGCTTTGGAGGATACTCTGGGCCAGCCGTTAGACCAATAGGACTTAGAATGGTCGGAGAAATTGCAAGAGAAGGTATTAATGTTTCAGGTATCGGTGGAATTGATACATGGGAAAATGTAATTGAGTATATGATGATGGGAGCCGGCACAGTCCAACTTGCAACAGCTGCAATGTGGTATGGATTTGACATAGTAAAAGGCTGGAATGAAAACATACTTACATTTATGAAAGAGCACGGATACGACTCACTTGCCGACTTGAAAGGAATTACATTACCAAAGATCACTGAGCTTGAAAAATTGGACTACGTTGATGAGGTCTACTCTGATGTTGACACAGAAAGATGCATAGACTGCAGAAGATGTGTCACAGCTTGTAGAGATGGAGCCACAGATGCAATGAAAAATCCAAAACTTAATGATGTAGATACTGAAAAATGCGTAGGCTGTGCACTCTGTAAGATGGTCTGTCCACAAAACTGTATCTCTATGATTATCAAAAAAGATAAAAAATAA